A single window of Micrococcaceae bacterium Sec5.1 DNA harbors:
- a CDS encoding polysaccharide deacetylase, with protein MSRGEFGALVGAPRLLDVFRRYGITTTWCVPTHTMQTFRSSVDAIVDSGHEIGAHGVYHEYVPSLDRAEEERLLELQIAQHEKLLGKRPRGYRSPALDVTDNTLDLLAKFEFDWDSSLMGRDFEPYRPRMVVGVSEEEGNTFGPESSVLEFPVSWFLDDFPELESFKGNALMQSNETVLARWIDSFNFAYERCAGGAMTWTLHPQTIGRAHNLVMLEKFLDHVTSFEGVWFPTLSELFNCWQDDTALAAASSPAVSRTVLNDLDPLDRMLP; from the coding sequence ATGTCCCGAGGTGAATTCGGTGCCTTAGTCGGTGCCCCACGACTCCTGGACGTGTTCCGTCGCTACGGAATCACTACGACATGGTGTGTGCCCACACACACGATGCAAACATTCCGCAGCTCAGTAGATGCAATTGTCGACTCCGGCCATGAAATCGGCGCTCACGGTGTCTACCACGAATATGTGCCTTCACTCGATCGAGCCGAGGAGGAACGGCTGCTGGAACTTCAAATAGCCCAGCACGAAAAGCTCCTGGGTAAACGTCCTCGGGGATACCGCTCTCCTGCATTGGATGTTACGGACAACACCCTCGATCTCCTTGCGAAATTCGAGTTTGACTGGGATTCGTCTCTCATGGGGAGGGACTTCGAGCCTTACCGGCCCCGGATGGTGGTCGGCGTTAGCGAGGAAGAAGGCAACACCTTCGGCCCGGAGAGCAGCGTACTTGAGTTCCCTGTGTCCTGGTTCCTCGACGATTTCCCCGAACTCGAATCTTTCAAGGGAAACGCGCTCATGCAGAGCAACGAAACGGTTCTGGCCCGTTGGATCGACAGTTTCAATTTCGCCTATGAGCGATGTGCCGGGGGCGCAATGACGTGGACACTACACCCGCAGACCATTGGACGGGCACACAACCTTGTAATGCTCGAAAAGTTCCTCGACCACGTCACTTCATTTGAAGGTGTATGGTTTCCAACGCTCTCCGAGCTCTTCAACTGCTGGCAAGACGACACTGCGCTAGCGGCGGCATCCTCCCCCGCAGTTTCCAGAACCGTCCTGAATGACCTCGATCCGCTAGATAGGATGCTTCCGTGA
- a CDS encoding MaoC/PaaZ C-terminal domain-containing protein — protein MTTHLLGTTNESAVRYLGELELGQQWNSAGRTVTEFDVVTFATWSGDMHPLHTNEEYAKTTEFGTRLFHGPGALSIAFGLEMALGWKNGSAIAFLGIDNWNLRAPIRIGDTISVREEVIGIKPSASKPDRGVVTTRVQILNQDGVICQEGDWIVLLSRRPA, from the coding sequence TTGACTACTCATCTACTCGGCACGACCAATGAGTCAGCCGTGCGCTACCTGGGCGAGTTGGAACTTGGACAGCAGTGGAACTCGGCAGGACGGACCGTCACAGAGTTCGATGTCGTAACGTTCGCCACATGGTCCGGAGACATGCACCCGCTGCACACCAACGAGGAGTACGCCAAAACGACAGAATTTGGCACCCGGCTCTTCCATGGTCCCGGCGCACTTTCAATTGCCTTTGGGCTGGAAATGGCACTGGGATGGAAGAACGGCTCAGCAATCGCCTTTCTAGGAATTGACAACTGGAACCTCCGTGCCCCGATCCGTATTGGCGACACCATCAGTGTCCGCGAAGAAGTGATTGGCATCAAGCCATCCGCCAGCAAGCCCGACCGGGGTGTTGTGACCACTCGGGTTCAAATTCTGAACCAGGACGGCGTGATCTGCCAGGAAGGCGACTGGATCGTCCTCCTTTCCCGGCGGCCAGCCTAG